In Symmachiella dynata, the following are encoded in one genomic region:
- a CDS encoding SecDF P1 head subdomain-containing protein, with product MCIAANEADHLELIALAQETPGEIVLKDGEIVGEWLQVATNSLASQQIDETDDFIVREVNGGKEVLVVHSQFDLTEKYIRTATLSGGPDGDGLPQVEIKISAAGAQMAHELLSSNAPDYLNELFRNVAIVVRGQVFSLPILETEIGSRFIISTTSQEHAAYIVAILNGKVQQLPQ from the coding sequence ATGTGCATTGCCGCCAATGAAGCAGACCATCTGGAGCTCATTGCCCTGGCCCAGGAGACGCCTGGCGAGATTGTCCTCAAAGACGGCGAAATTGTCGGCGAATGGCTTCAGGTGGCGACGAACAGTCTGGCCAGCCAGCAAATCGATGAAACCGATGATTTCATTGTTCGCGAAGTAAACGGCGGCAAAGAAGTATTGGTCGTACATAGCCAGTTTGATCTGACAGAAAAATATATCCGCACAGCCACGCTTTCTGGTGGACCCGATGGGGACGGTCTTCCGCAGGTCGAAATCAAAATCAGTGCCGCAGGGGCACAAATGGCACATGAATTGTTGAGTTCGAATGCCCCAGACTATCTGAATGAACTCTTTCGCAATGTTGCTATAGTCGTTCGTGGCCAGGTGTTTTCATTACCTATCTTGGAAACCGAAATTGGCTCCCGATTTATCATCAGCACAACATCTCAGGAACATGCCGCATATATCGTCGCCATCTTAAACGGAAAGGTTCAGCAACTCCCGCAATGA
- a CDS encoding GH92 family glycosyl hydrolase, which yields MNILTKRLAFGALLLCLIPPVCADDSDPASPVQLVDPFISTGGNRYVCGNNSPGANMPFGVVRLSPDTVSAFGATATNMSGYFYHDPAILGFSHTRLCGTGAVDGGHFRVMPGVVAQSEKNLLRNPQLPFDHDQESASPGYYSVKFPTIDVTAELTATQRVGLHRYTFPAGTVPRISLDVGSALGRGRSEACELHLLPAAHEITGTARTFGSFSGRYGGLQVYFVARFRRSWESVETWSGEKLATDQTEVVGDDIGAGFTFAAAKEQQTIELAVALSHVSIENARENLDQELAQQRFDDIRTAAANKWNTLLSKVQIEGGSPADREIFYTALYHTMIMPTVFNDVNGQYLGFDKKVHQTDGFEYYTDMSLWDTFRTTHPLYTLLTPEQHRDMLVSLVKMAEQGGNLPRWPSGAGYTNSMFGAPAEVAIAEAYLKGIRDFDVETAYRVMRKAALQPAPKGAAYSGRRGIADYVKYGYCPSDTMSKAVAKTLEYASTDAAIGRLAAELGHDEDAALFAKRGQNYRNLWNPETEYFQPRDTQGEFSTPLRPLLLTYVDIGGKFTDDYAEGSALQWRWAVSHDAAGLASLFSSKEKFVQELEAFFAGSVPQVGALPNGYYWQGNQPDIHAVYLFNAAGRPDLTQKWVRWILKHKHGNGPNGLDGNDDGGTLSAWYVLSSLGFYPVVGTDRYELGSPLWKRAVLQIGDQPLEIIAENYAPDRVYVKRVELNGKPLDRWWIAHHEIGDGGTLKFVMSDKP from the coding sequence ATGAACATATTGACAAAACGACTCGCCTTCGGGGCACTGTTGCTCTGCTTGATTCCCCCCGTATGTGCCGACGATTCCGATCCAGCGAGTCCTGTTCAGTTGGTGGACCCGTTTATTAGTACCGGCGGCAATCGCTACGTTTGCGGCAATAATTCTCCCGGGGCCAACATGCCGTTTGGCGTCGTCCGGTTGAGCCCCGATACGGTCTCGGCGTTTGGGGCGACGGCGACGAATATGTCGGGCTATTTTTATCACGATCCCGCAATATTGGGATTCAGCCACACGCGACTATGCGGCACCGGAGCCGTCGATGGGGGGCACTTTCGCGTGATGCCGGGTGTGGTCGCCCAGTCAGAAAAGAACCTGTTGCGCAATCCGCAACTTCCTTTCGATCACGATCAAGAATCAGCGTCGCCGGGGTATTACTCGGTGAAGTTCCCGACCATCGATGTCACAGCAGAATTGACAGCGACGCAGCGGGTGGGCTTGCATCGCTACACATTTCCCGCCGGAACCGTTCCGCGAATTTCTCTAGATGTTGGCAGCGCATTGGGGCGTGGACGCAGCGAGGCGTGCGAACTGCATCTGCTCCCTGCTGCCCATGAGATCACCGGCACTGCGCGGACATTCGGCTCCTTCTCGGGACGCTATGGCGGGCTGCAGGTATATTTCGTGGCGCGGTTTCGCCGCAGCTGGGAAAGCGTCGAGACTTGGTCCGGCGAGAAACTTGCGACCGACCAGACCGAGGTCGTCGGCGATGATATCGGCGCGGGATTCACCTTTGCCGCAGCGAAAGAGCAACAAACCATCGAACTAGCGGTCGCGCTCTCGCACGTCAGCATCGAAAACGCCCGCGAGAACCTAGACCAGGAATTGGCACAGCAACGTTTCGACGACATCCGCACCGCCGCCGCCAACAAGTGGAACACCCTGCTCTCCAAAGTTCAAATTGAAGGAGGCAGCCCGGCGGATCGCGAGATATTTTACACAGCGCTGTACCACACGATGATCATGCCGACGGTTTTCAACGACGTGAACGGGCAGTATCTCGGTTTTGATAAAAAGGTTCACCAAACCGACGGGTTCGAATATTACACCGACATGTCGCTGTGGGATACGTTCCGCACGACGCACCCGCTATATACATTGCTCACACCTGAGCAGCACCGGGATATGCTGGTTTCACTGGTCAAAATGGCCGAACAGGGGGGCAATCTCCCCCGCTGGCCGTCGGGTGCCGGATACACGAACTCCATGTTCGGCGCGCCGGCGGAAGTCGCAATTGCGGAGGCCTACCTCAAAGGCATTCGCGATTTTGATGTAGAGACCGCCTACCGTGTGATGCGCAAAGCTGCGTTACAGCCTGCTCCGAAAGGAGCTGCGTATTCCGGGCGGCGGGGGATCGCTGACTATGTGAAATATGGCTATTGCCCCTCGGACACGATGAGCAAAGCGGTCGCTAAGACATTGGAATACGCCAGCACCGACGCCGCCATCGGGCGGTTGGCGGCAGAGTTGGGACATGACGAAGACGCCGCTCTATTTGCCAAGCGCGGACAAAACTATCGCAACTTGTGGAATCCAGAAACCGAATATTTCCAGCCACGCGATACCCAAGGTGAGTTTTCGACGCCGCTGCGACCGTTGTTGCTCACCTATGTCGACATCGGCGGGAAATTCACCGATGACTATGCTGAAGGCAGCGCGCTGCAATGGCGGTGGGCCGTCTCGCACGATGCCGCCGGGTTGGCGTCGCTTTTCTCCAGTAAAGAAAAGTTCGTTCAAGAGCTGGAAGCCTTCTTTGCCGGATCGGTCCCACAGGTCGGCGCGCTGCCCAATGGATATTATTGGCAAGGCAATCAGCCCGACATCCATGCGGTCTACTTATTCAATGCCGCTGGGCGACCCGATCTGACGCAAAAATGGGTGCGGTGGATCCTGAAACACAAACACGGGAACGGACCCAATGGCCTTGATGGCAACGACGATGGCGGGACGCTGTCCGCTTGGTATGTATTGAGTTCGCTCGGTTTTTATCCTGTTGTCGGCACCGACCGTTATGAACTGGGCAGCCCGCTTTGGAAACGGGCGGTTTTGCAGATCGGCGATCAACCATTGGAGATTATCGCCGAAAATTACGCGCCGGATCGTGTCTACGTCAAACGTGTGGAACTCAACGGCAAGCCTCTGGACCGATGGTGGATCGCGCATCATGAGATCGGGGACGGGGGGACGTTGAAATTCGTGATGAGCGACAAACCGTAA
- a CDS encoding response regulator transcription factor, with protein sequence MNANNAPQILLVEDDAALAEIVADFLVSHGFEVTTEARGDTAVGRIINELPAAVILDVNLPGLDGFSVCREVRSAYPGPIMILTARGSEIDEVIGLEVGADDYMAKPVRPRALLARLQSLLRRGVGSIVGDAPPHKIQLGQLIVDEANRAVQIEGTALDLTTAEFDLLLLLAKNAGKVLSRNDIYEQIHGVKFDGVDRSIDLRISRLRKKLGDDPTNPERIKSVRGVGYILPLNQ encoded by the coding sequence ATGAACGCAAACAACGCTCCTCAAATCCTGCTCGTTGAAGATGATGCCGCCTTGGCGGAGATCGTTGCCGATTTTCTCGTCTCCCACGGTTTCGAGGTCACGACCGAAGCGCGGGGCGACACGGCGGTTGGACGCATCATTAATGAGCTTCCCGCTGCGGTGATTCTAGATGTCAATCTACCCGGCCTGGATGGTTTTTCGGTCTGCCGGGAAGTGCGGTCCGCTTATCCGGGGCCAATTATGATTCTCACCGCTCGTGGCAGCGAGATCGACGAGGTGATTGGGCTCGAAGTCGGCGCTGACGACTACATGGCCAAACCGGTTCGTCCCCGGGCATTGTTGGCGAGGCTGCAATCGTTGTTGCGCCGCGGCGTTGGGAGCATCGTCGGGGATGCACCCCCGCATAAAATTCAATTGGGACAGTTGATCGTCGACGAGGCCAACCGCGCCGTTCAGATCGAGGGAACCGCTCTGGACCTGACGACCGCGGAATTCGATCTGTTGTTACTGCTTGCCAAAAATGCCGGCAAGGTCCTCAGCCGTAACGACATCTACGAGCAGATTCACGGGGTCAAATTCGATGGCGTCGATCGTTCGATTGATCTGCGGATTTCACGGCTGCGTAAAAAACTGGGGGACGATCCGACGAATCCTGAACGAATCAAATCGGTACGAGGAGTCGGCTATATTCTGCCGCTAAATCAATGA
- a CDS encoding ATP-binding protein, translating into MTRLFIRFYLGVLFILITAWFVQLTVVRQRSDERNEGVVERALGGGLRMVREQLDQTPPGEMDAALQAIGQEFAYPVQTLDIDSGAFSNDERARLQQFDEIVFYSHNGANVATPLSNKQQIVSLGPLPSFVGPSQTDVIVGLGVILSLAALAIAVLLRPVARQLREVERTATAIAEGNLSARIDPQRVPKGKHLAHAFNSMADRMEALLRTQRELLQAVSHEFRTPLARIRFAIDLIGTAKTDEERRLRLETVDAATEELDQLVEELLSYVRMETTESPLELQSNTLSEAVETLMERQATLFPGIEFDVDQLKQNNIVVRADASGLQRVLGNLVDNACRFAKHRVRIRATREEGGIAIDIEDDGDGIPEADRPRVLQPFVRLDKQNDPGDHRGVGLGLALVNRIVTSHDGEIQIDTSDLGGCRIRTTWPD; encoded by the coding sequence ATGACTCGATTATTTATCCGGTTTTACCTGGGCGTGCTCTTCATCTTGATTACGGCCTGGTTCGTGCAATTGACCGTCGTGCGTCAGCGGTCCGATGAACGTAACGAGGGTGTGGTCGAACGCGCGCTGGGCGGCGGACTGCGGATGGTCCGTGAACAGCTCGATCAAACGCCGCCGGGTGAAATGGATGCTGCGTTGCAGGCGATTGGCCAGGAATTTGCCTACCCGGTGCAAACTCTCGACATCGATTCCGGCGCGTTCTCGAATGACGAACGCGCACGGTTACAACAATTTGATGAAATCGTGTTTTACTCACACAACGGCGCCAATGTCGCCACTCCCCTTTCCAATAAGCAGCAGATTGTCTCGTTAGGACCGCTGCCCAGTTTCGTTGGCCCCAGCCAAACGGACGTCATCGTGGGACTGGGAGTCATCCTTTCTTTGGCCGCGTTGGCGATCGCCGTGCTCTTGCGGCCGGTCGCGCGCCAGTTGCGTGAAGTCGAACGAACGGCGACCGCCATTGCCGAAGGCAACCTATCGGCTCGGATTGATCCGCAACGCGTTCCCAAAGGCAAGCATCTCGCCCACGCCTTTAACTCGATGGCCGATCGCATGGAAGCGTTGCTCAGAACGCAACGGGAACTCCTACAAGCCGTTTCCCACGAATTCCGCACGCCCTTGGCGCGGATTCGCTTTGCCATCGACCTGATTGGCACCGCCAAGACCGACGAGGAACGGCGACTGCGACTGGAGACCGTTGATGCGGCCACGGAAGAGTTGGATCAACTGGTCGAGGAACTATTGAGTTATGTCCGGATGGAAACGACGGAATCTCCGCTGGAACTGCAATCGAACACATTATCCGAAGCCGTGGAGACGTTGATGGAACGACAAGCCACGCTGTTTCCCGGGATCGAATTCGATGTCGACCAGCTGAAACAAAACAACATCGTCGTCCGGGCGGACGCGAGCGGATTACAACGGGTGCTCGGCAATTTGGTCGACAACGCCTGCCGTTTTGCGAAACATCGGGTCCGCATCCGAGCCACGCGTGAGGAAGGAGGTATCGCCATCGACATCGAGGATGATGGCGACGGAATCCCCGAAGCGGATCGGCCGCGAGTCTTGCAGCCGTTCGTCCGTTTGGACAAACAGAATGACCCCGGCGACCATCGGGGCGTGGGTCTGGGACTCGCGCTGGTCAATCGTATCGTCACCAGTCATGACGGCGAAATTCAGATCGACACAAGCGACCTCGGCGGCTGTCGCATCCGCACGACATGGCCCGATTGA
- a CDS encoding redoxin domain-containing protein: MGKVISKRLLLCLVVVTISVPALGAESAPAKSVEDFKLRSHLGREWSLSDFADKKVVVITFLGTECPLAKLYGPRLTELQQQFADQSVAFIGINSNTQDSNTELSNYAERYKIRFPLLKDVGNHVADAMQAERTPEVFVLDEDRKVRYHGRIDNQYGVGVSRDTVQRHHVAVAVEELLAGKPVSLPKTKPVGCYIGRVKKSKPTGDVTYSNHIAAIFNKRCVECHRDGEIAPFPLTSYDDVIGWEETIVEVIEDQRMPPWFANPAHGEFRNDARLSEEEKSLIYEWVKNGMPEGDPAELPAPPKFTEGWRIPKPDQVFHMREEPFTVPAQGVVDYQYFVVETGWDEDKYIYAAEARPDNTSVVHHILVYIIPPGEREQTDARDVLVGYAPGSTPVQLRDGIALKVPAGSRLLFQMHYTPNGYEQHDRSYAGVCFIDKKDVTKLRKGRLAINTRFRIPPNTDNHSVTAEYEFHRDESLLAMTPHMHLRGKAFRYEAIYPDGKKEVLLDVPKYDFNWQLKYILDKPKRIPKGTTIHCTALFDNSKNNPANPDPDKKVRWGDQSWEEMMIGFFDTIPIEENNQPKLSKNVEIDPTGEWSWERRAGLKMVEESLSLKLEGEKLSGVLNTQNGPIEIEDAVVDGRRITFQVKPAQFRGAILAFDAQIDTAEIKGQATFTIEKVGKSQSFPWVARRSETTEKKANK, encoded by the coding sequence ATGGGAAAAGTGATTTCTAAGCGTTTATTGTTGTGCCTCGTCGTAGTCACGATCAGCGTGCCCGCATTAGGGGCCGAATCAGCCCCTGCAAAATCGGTCGAGGATTTCAAACTTCGCAGCCATCTGGGCCGTGAATGGTCGCTCAGTGACTTTGCTGACAAAAAAGTGGTCGTCATCACGTTTCTAGGAACCGAATGCCCTCTCGCGAAATTGTATGGGCCGCGACTGACCGAACTGCAGCAGCAATTCGCCGATCAAAGCGTCGCCTTTATCGGCATCAACTCCAATACACAGGACAGCAACACCGAGTTAAGCAACTACGCCGAGCGGTATAAAATCCGCTTTCCGTTGTTGAAGGACGTCGGCAATCACGTCGCCGATGCGATGCAAGCGGAGCGAACGCCGGAGGTGTTTGTGCTCGACGAGGATCGCAAAGTCCGCTATCACGGCCGCATCGACAATCAATATGGCGTAGGCGTATCGCGCGACACCGTCCAGCGACACCATGTGGCGGTCGCTGTCGAAGAATTGCTGGCCGGCAAACCGGTCTCATTGCCAAAAACGAAACCGGTCGGCTGTTATATCGGTCGGGTCAAAAAATCCAAACCGACCGGAGATGTCACCTACTCGAACCACATCGCCGCCATCTTCAACAAGCGGTGCGTGGAATGCCATCGTGACGGTGAAATTGCTCCGTTCCCATTGACCAGCTACGACGACGTTATCGGCTGGGAAGAGACCATTGTTGAGGTCATCGAGGACCAGCGCATGCCGCCGTGGTTCGCGAATCCTGCTCACGGCGAATTTCGTAACGATGCCCGTTTGAGCGAAGAGGAAAAGTCGCTGATCTACGAATGGGTCAAAAACGGTATGCCCGAAGGGGATCCTGCTGAGTTGCCTGCTCCGCCAAAATTCACCGAAGGCTGGCGAATTCCAAAGCCGGATCAAGTGTTTCACATGCGTGAAGAACCGTTCACCGTGCCGGCGCAAGGCGTTGTGGATTATCAATACTTCGTGGTGGAAACCGGTTGGGATGAGGATAAATACATCTACGCCGCCGAAGCCCGCCCCGACAACACTTCGGTTGTCCATCATATCCTGGTCTATATCATCCCGCCCGGTGAACGCGAGCAAACTGATGCGCGCGACGTGCTTGTGGGTTATGCCCCAGGTAGCACACCGGTGCAATTACGAGACGGTATCGCCCTGAAAGTCCCGGCCGGCAGTCGACTGCTGTTCCAAATGCACTACACCCCCAACGGTTATGAACAACACGACCGCAGCTACGCGGGAGTCTGTTTCATCGACAAAAAAGACGTGACAAAATTGCGGAAAGGGCGACTGGCAATCAATACCAGATTTCGAATCCCCCCCAATACGGACAATCACTCCGTGACGGCAGAGTATGAATTCCATCGCGACGAATCGCTGCTAGCCATGACGCCGCACATGCACCTGCGCGGCAAGGCGTTTCGCTATGAAGCGATCTATCCTGATGGCAAAAAAGAAGTGCTGCTCGATGTCCCCAAGTATGATTTCAATTGGCAACTCAAATACATCCTCGACAAACCGAAACGTATCCCCAAGGGAACCACGATTCACTGCACGGCCTTGTTCGATAATTCCAAAAATAATCCCGCCAATCCCGACCCCGATAAAAAGGTCCGCTGGGGAGATCAAAGCTGGGAAGAAATGATGATCGGTTTCTTCGATACCATCCCCATCGAAGAAAACAACCAGCCGAAGCTGAGCAAAAACGTCGAGATTGACCCTACGGGCGAATGGAGTTGGGAACGTCGTGCGGGGTTGAAGATGGTCGAAGAGTCGTTATCACTCAAACTCGAAGGCGAGAAACTTTCGGGCGTACTGAATACGCAGAACGGGCCGATTGAGATTGAAGACGCGGTCGTCGATGGCCGCCGCATCACTTTCCAAGTCAAACCGGCACAATTTCGCGGCGCGATTCTGGCATTCGATGCGCAAATCGACACGGCTGAAATCAAAGGCCAAGCGACGTTCACGATCGAGAAAGTTGGCAAATCACAGTCATTTCCCTGGGTGGCGCGCCGCTCGGAGACTACAGAAAAAAAAGCCAACAAATAA
- a CDS encoding PhoPQ-activated pathogenicity-related family protein, whose protein sequence is MHITPEEQPLAPQPGFAHRGKFTTSFSSALQRLRQPFALSGILACTLLLVSSSIGLAAEPLPARTALDDYVEKPDDSFSWKVVEHDKTKGMQTFVLDMVSQNWRTKADVDRTEWQHWVTVAVPDEIKSNVGFMWIGGGRNGGDPPKGPSERVIQIAKATQTVVAEVHMIPNQTLVFHKDGKRRVEDDLIAYTWVKFLETGDATWPARNPMVKSVVRAMDAVTELLASDEGGKRKVDEYFVAGGSKRGWTTWLVGAVDKRVVGIAPIVIDILNLEKSMNHHFSCYGFFSPSVGDYVAHKLMRMGDHPRIAALHGLVDPYSYRHRLTMPKYVINGAGDQYFPPDLSRYYFDDLIGEKYLRYVPNTDHSLRGTDAVESLIAFYLTVLAKEEGPKFSWKQTAENTIEIKTVDKPEKVLLWQATNPKGRDFRIESVGPIYTSTELKDQGDGVYVAHVETPKEGWTAFFAELTYDVGMPVPLKVTTNVGITPDTFPFADKDQTLPTSLTLKFIAPNQQAIDTIKKAMSSPQMKAVGDDPRLKVDEKTDKGLVVTFNWVPKGEWDDGARSIADYLKNLGCDDFQYQLESGRPFGDKKSE, encoded by the coding sequence ATGCACATCACACCAGAAGAGCAACCGCTCGCTCCGCAGCCGGGTTTTGCCCATCGGGGAAAATTCACGACATCATTCTCAAGCGCGCTCCAACGACTGCGACAACCGTTTGCCTTGTCTGGCATTTTGGCCTGCACGTTGCTGCTTGTGAGTAGCAGCATCGGTCTTGCCGCTGAGCCACTGCCCGCGCGCACCGCATTGGACGATTACGTTGAAAAGCCCGATGACAGTTTCAGTTGGAAAGTCGTCGAACATGACAAGACCAAAGGCATGCAGACCTTTGTGCTCGACATGGTCTCACAAAACTGGCGAACAAAAGCCGATGTCGATCGTACCGAATGGCAACATTGGGTCACGGTCGCCGTACCGGATGAAATCAAATCCAACGTCGGCTTCATGTGGATCGGCGGCGGACGCAATGGCGGGGATCCTCCCAAAGGGCCTTCGGAGCGCGTCATCCAAATCGCCAAGGCAACACAAACCGTCGTCGCCGAAGTACATATGATCCCCAACCAGACTCTCGTCTTTCACAAAGATGGCAAACGCCGCGTTGAAGACGACCTGATCGCCTACACTTGGGTGAAATTCCTGGAAACCGGCGATGCCACTTGGCCAGCCCGCAATCCGATGGTCAAGAGCGTTGTCCGTGCGATGGATGCCGTCACCGAACTACTGGCTTCCGACGAAGGGGGCAAGCGGAAGGTCGATGAATACTTCGTTGCCGGCGGCTCCAAGCGAGGCTGGACAACTTGGTTGGTGGGAGCGGTCGACAAACGTGTCGTCGGTATCGCCCCGATCGTGATCGACATTTTGAATCTCGAAAAGTCGATGAACCACCACTTTTCTTGCTACGGTTTCTTTTCACCGTCGGTCGGTGATTATGTCGCGCACAAACTGATGCGGATGGGTGATCACCCCCGCATTGCCGCCCTGCACGGGTTGGTCGACCCTTACAGTTACCGTCATCGTTTGACGATGCCCAAATACGTCATCAACGGAGCAGGAGACCAATACTTTCCTCCCGACTTGTCACGATATTACTTCGATGACCTGATCGGCGAGAAGTACCTACGGTACGTTCCCAACACGGACCATTCCCTGCGAGGCACTGATGCTGTTGAAAGTTTGATTGCCTTCTATTTGACCGTTTTGGCCAAAGAGGAGGGGCCGAAGTTTTCCTGGAAGCAGACTGCTGAAAACACGATCGAAATCAAAACCGTCGACAAACCAGAAAAAGTCCTCCTCTGGCAAGCGACCAACCCCAAAGGCCGTGACTTCCGCATCGAGAGTGTGGGACCGATTTACACCAGCACCGAACTCAAAGACCAGGGAGACGGAGTCTACGTCGCCCACGTGGAGACTCCCAAGGAAGGCTGGACGGCGTTCTTTGCCGAGTTGACCTACGACGTCGGCATGCCCGTACCACTGAAAGTCACCACGAACGTCGGCATCACGCCCGATACATTCCCATTCGCCGACAAAGATCAGACGTTGCCGACATCGCTGACGCTGAAATTCATCGCTCCCAATCAGCAAGCGATCGACACGATCAAAAAAGCAATGAGCTCCCCACAGATGAAAGCGGTCGGCGACGATCCGCGATTGAAGGTCGATGAAAAAACCGACAAAGGACTTGTCGTTACCTTCAATTGGGTTCCCAAGGGAGAATGGGACGACGGAGCTCGGTCCATCGCCGATTACCTGAAAAACCTCGGCTGCGACGACTTCCAATACCAACTCGAATCCGGCCGGCCGTTTGGCGATAAAAAGTCTGAGTAA
- the pheT gene encoding phenylalanine--tRNA ligase subunit beta, translating into MIVSWNWLKEYVPLEMSADDLTDKLTLSGLNLEGTEAFPEDLGIDLEVTSNRPDCLGHLGVAREIAALYDKPITIPDAQPSESAAKTAEATSVEIECDDLCPQYIARVVRGVKVAESPDWLKSRLETLGIRPINNIVDISNYVLMECGQPLHTFDMDKLHEGRIVVRRAQPGEKLTAIDQRDYELQPEMCIIADADRPVAIAGVMGGLETEISAATTNVLIEVADFRPLSIRNTARVLNLHSDSSYRFERGVDPHGMDWASRRCAELILELAGGELLEGAVVTGAGRTPNSDPVELRFSQISRILGIDVEPNEVVRILTDLGLELQGEASAASCRFVPPSWRRDLTREIDLIEEVARIYGYEQIPEDVLVPLTASSKRVFDHVADRVHNALNGNGYFESITMTFVDDDLLALFRPTGEGEPLRVEHSSRKRENILRQSLIPSLLQSRRENEKRGTFNARLYEISNVYLAASPGDRSGEPTRLSLVSGDSFFDVKGIVELLAKAVNHQSLVEVRPCELPSFAAGRGCEVLLNGQLWGWLGEIAADIKDKLNLRDDVTVAELDFGMLDRTADLTPQFVPTPQYPSSDRDLNFILDDATTWQQVAQTVKAAAGPLLEDLRFDSQFRGKQIPTGKKSYLLTARYRAADRTLTAEEVDASQQAVIAACREQLGAELRG; encoded by the coding sequence ATGATCGTCAGTTGGAATTGGTTAAAAGAATACGTCCCCCTCGAGATGTCGGCCGATGATTTGACCGACAAGTTGACCCTTTCCGGTTTGAACCTCGAAGGGACCGAGGCGTTTCCCGAGGATTTGGGGATCGACCTGGAAGTCACCAGCAATCGCCCCGATTGTCTGGGGCATCTCGGTGTGGCTCGCGAAATTGCGGCGCTGTACGACAAACCAATCACAATTCCCGACGCCCAGCCGAGTGAATCGGCGGCCAAAACGGCCGAAGCGACGTCAGTTGAGATCGAATGTGACGACCTGTGCCCGCAATATATCGCCCGCGTCGTGCGGGGCGTGAAAGTGGCGGAGAGTCCGGATTGGCTGAAGAGCCGGTTGGAGACACTCGGTATTCGTCCGATCAACAACATTGTTGACATATCGAACTACGTGTTGATGGAGTGCGGACAACCGCTGCACACATTCGACATGGATAAGCTACACGAAGGCCGGATTGTCGTTCGCCGCGCGCAGCCGGGGGAAAAACTGACGGCGATCGATCAACGCGATTATGAACTGCAGCCGGAGATGTGCATCATCGCCGACGCCGACCGACCGGTGGCGATTGCCGGCGTGATGGGCGGACTGGAAACCGAGATCAGCGCTGCAACGACCAATGTACTCATCGAGGTCGCCGATTTTCGCCCGCTGTCGATTCGCAATACTGCCCGCGTGCTGAATCTGCATAGCGACTCGTCGTATCGTTTCGAACGCGGCGTCGATCCTCACGGCATGGACTGGGCGAGTCGTCGCTGTGCGGAATTGATTTTGGAACTGGCCGGTGGGGAACTGCTGGAAGGAGCCGTGGTTACCGGTGCGGGGCGGACGCCGAACAGCGACCCGGTCGAATTGCGTTTTTCGCAAATTTCGCGAATCCTGGGAATCGACGTCGAACCAAACGAGGTCGTCCGCATTCTCACCGACCTGGGATTGGAACTGCAGGGCGAAGCGAGCGCCGCCTCTTGTCGATTCGTTCCGCCTTCCTGGCGGCGTGATTTGACACGGGAAATCGACCTAATTGAAGAGGTTGCCCGCATTTATGGATATGAACAGATTCCCGAAGACGTGCTCGTGCCGCTGACCGCCAGCAGCAAGCGGGTCTTCGACCATGTCGCCGACCGCGTGCACAACGCGCTCAACGGCAACGGTTATTTCGAGTCGATCACGATGACTTTCGTCGACGACGATTTACTCGCGCTGTTCCGTCCGACTGGGGAAGGCGAACCGCTGCGCGTGGAACATTCGTCGCGCAAACGGGAAAACATCTTGCGACAAAGTCTGATTCCCAGTTTGCTGCAATCGCGCCGCGAAAATGAAAAACGGGGCACGTTCAATGCACGGTTGTATGAAATCTCCAACGTCTATCTCGCCGCATCTCCGGGTGATCGAAGTGGGGAGCCGACACGACTGTCACTCGTCAGCGGCGATTCCTTTTTCGATGTGAAGGGGATCGTCGAATTGTTGGCCAAGGCGGTGAATCACCAATCGCTGGTCGAAGTTCGTCCGTGCGAGCTCCCAAGTTTCGCTGCGGGGCGGGGCTGTGAGGTCTTGCTCAACGGCCAGTTGTGGGGTTGGCTGGGAGAAATCGCCGCTGATATTAAAGACAAGTTGAATCTGCGCGACGATGTGACGGTGGCGGAGTTGGATTTCGGTATGTTGGACCGCACAGCGGACCTCACCCCGCAATTCGTCCCCACGCCGCAATATCCATCCAGCGACCGAGACTTGAATTTCATTCTCGACGATGCGACGACCTGGCAGCAGGTCGCACAAACCGTCAAAGCGGCCGCCGGCCCGCTGTTGGAAGATTTGCGATTCGACAGCCAGTTTCGCGGCAAGCAAATCCCGACCGGGAAAAAGAGCTACCTGCTCACAGCCCGCTACCGCGCAGCAGACCGCACGCTGACCGCCGAAGAAGTCGATGCCTCGCAACAAGCAGTCATCGCCGCTTGCCGGGAGCAATTGGGAGCGGAACTGCGCGGCTAA